The following is a genomic window from Chanos chanos chromosome 1, fChaCha1.1, whole genome shotgun sequence.
CACTGCAGAACCTGGGTCTCCCCGTCGGCAGTATCCAGGCGGCCCTGCGCTGGAGGGAGAGGAATGGCCACCAGACTTACTTCTTCAAGTCAGGGGCCTACTGGCGCTTTGATCCCCTCCAGAACCGCGTGGACACGGGCCACCCCCACAGCATGCAGCAGGACTGGTGGGGCATTCCCGACGAAGTCGACGCAGCGTTCCAGGATACCCAGGGTAAACAACGATCGGAAGTTTAATTACGgttgagaggagagaaaagtaAACTTCTCAGCATCTAATGGATTGCAGTTCTCAGATAAATGATGATGGCTTCCAGATGTATCACATTAATTTGGGATGTGCAGCAGTTTCTTGGCAATACTTAACATGGCCTCACTCAGCTTACAGTACAATATTACATTTGGATGATATTACTCACCATTACATGGGGACTACTTaggagttttatttatttattgttactGAGATGCGTTCCATCAGTACATATGCTTTTCATTCCAAAGACACTTCATGAAACAAATCCAGATAAATAATGCATAATGTTTGAGTCAGTTTAGATGGTGATATTAACAAATGTTTCagttcgggtttttttttttcagtgctaaTTTTAACTTGGTGTAAATCTAAATGTGATACGCTGAGATTAAacttctgtttcattctgcaGGCTTTGCCCATTTCATCAGCGGCAGACAGTACTGGAAGGTTGACCCAGTTGAGCGCAAAGTCCTGGCGGGTTACCCTCGTTACGTTGGCATGGACTTTTTTGGATGTGGCATGCCAtaggcctcttttttttttcctttcagtcttttcttttttttttttatggacacAGCTTCTCATGTTGTTGTCTTGGTGAAGTAAAGATAATTTGGGCCATGTTCTGAAAACAGATCTAACGCTTTACTCCAGCGGGCGGGGTCAATTCACCTCATTTCGTAAACACAGTAGCCTCCTCAAAAGCTGAATGGATTTTGGAGTCTGGAGATCAAAATCAAAAAACTAGTTTCATGTCATGTGTGACGCTTTAAATGACATCCCTTATTCCatgattctttctcttttgtttgtttgtttgtttgttttgttctgtttttacttcTGTAAACTCTGAACAGTTAAAAATCACAATCTTATTTATTCTCAGGTACATAATGCACATTTGACCATATCTATTCATGTGCAGCTATGcttgtatttattgttttatagaCCAATGGTTGTACTGTAGCGTTTGGGACTACATGAGATCCAATCAAATGGCTGTATAGTTGAAAAGAGCTCTTGGATGTCTCCTACAGTGAGAATTTCCCCTGAATATTCACACAGGTGTCTCATGCAGTTACAATCAACACACTCCTTAAATGTTGTAGCATACAGGagacaacaagtgcttctccttATCACGGTGCTAAATACTTTGTCAATAATCAGGGACCGATTAATTACCTGCAGTAAACAATACAACTCTCGGCCGAGTATCCCCTAGACGGGTGTGCTGTACCAGAAATGTATTAACAGAAGATTCTTTTGTGATTGTGCGTTGCTTATTGCAAAATGACCGTTGTAGTTACTCACTTCCCGAGATTTGTATTTATTCGTTTTTCTTTTAGTCTTAATGCTCGGAAGAGTTCATTCCTAACAATGATCTTCCCCGTCCTTAAGATGCTCCTCGTGATTTTAACGCGTAAGCACTAATCAAAGAATGGGCAGTTCTCTTTGATGTGGACCCGTGACTGTATTGTAAAACAAGAGTGTCTCTTGACAAACTGGCGTTTTCAGTGCAGGACActgatgttatttttgttgcaTGTTTTCTGCCCTGTTTGCCTCAGTATTCATATGTAATTTGGTTAGGgatacattttctgttttttaaccCTTGTAAATAGCAATCCAACTAATACCTGCCTCTGTTTCTATTACCATACTCTTTTGTTATAATCTCATTAaaccatgtattttttttttttttataaatattacTGCGAACTACTCATATTTACTGTGTAAATACAATTGAgtcatttttgcattttgtttttgtacaaatAAAGTTCTTTTCCCACGCCCAAACCCTATTTATTATTTGTTCTAAATATCGAGCCTTGCGTTTACAAATGAGAGGTACCATTTCAAACAGCTACGGCATACAAAAAAATTAGAGAAGTCgaagacacaaacaaacgtTCCGTCTGAGTTTCATTTGTCCTTACTTTTAATTGGTCCACGAAGTAATAGCGTTATTGCGCATATATCCACGTGGAGGTGCCATTAAGTCTGTGGGAGGTGCTCAAGTGACTGGATCAGCCTCCCGCCCCTAAACATACTCAAAGCACGCTGTGCTGTGTCAACCAATTTTTCCATGCTGTGACTCACGTGAAGTCCTTTCAAGTGAAGTTGGGGTCAGCTTTCCAAAGGAATTACTTTTAATCGGGAGTATATATATCGAGAATTTGCGTTGTGTTAGGTAATTATGGTCTGTTGTCTGTGGTTAGCTAAGTGTTTATGTTATGATGCGGCGTGAGTGAAACGGTTGCGTATTAATGTAACGTTGCCTAactttttaaatacaaacatcGCGGAAGACAAGATGGCTTATAGCGTTACTCAAGAATACCTTCAGATACCTCCTGTCACCAGAGCGTACACGACTGCCTGTGTTCTGACAACAGCTGCTGTGGTAAGCGAATGGAGGATGCTTCTAGATTTTGCGACATAGCATACATGTGAATGTTAGCAGCCACTATGTCTGTTGCCATGTATTGTAAGATAACGTTGCAGCGGCACCCTGCTGCAATTCCGTGTGTTTGAGATTGCACAGTACTTTTCAGATGTTTTAAAGACTAACGTTACATTTTATACAGCGTCGCGATATTAAACAAGTGATCACTCAGAGTGACAAGATGTTGAATGAGTTGTTGCCATATTACGCATAATGTAGTATGGCACGATGGGCTTGTGTTTTTTCAACTGCACTTGATAATTTTGAAACCCCATAATAAGCCCACGtaagaaaaaaagtacaataatTTAGAGTCAGATGCCATTGACTTTGACGTTTTTATTTTGCACTTGAAAATTCAGTCAGCACGAGTAATGTGACAGGATTATTGTGAATCTCTGCTTACTCTTCTTTGGTCTTATCCCCTATGTGCCTGAAGGCAGGAAAACATGTTGGTCTAATTTATGTTCAGTCTAATTATATCAGTAAATTATTTTACAGCAACTGGAGTTCATCACACCTTTTCAATTGTACTTCAACCCTGAACTCATATTAAAAAGGTACCAGGTGAGTGCTAGTTGTTTTcctttgttcaaaaaaaaaaagaacgtctTATTCTTTTGTCAGTGCTGATTTTCTTCATCTTCTAattttctcacctttttttaATCCACTTTCACAGTTATGGCGACTGATCACCAACTTCCTGTTTTTTGGTCCCCTCGGATTCAGTTTCTTGTTCAACATGATCTTtctgtatcctttttttttttaatcattatttttattgGTCAATGTGTAGAtaccaagaaaaagaaaaaaaaaaaaagaggaaaacctttaaaaacagGGTATGAAAAATTCCACAATGGTGTGAATAGGACTCtagagaacagacacacacaaacacacacacacacagttgttttttttttcagtgaggaTACTTTGCATAACTGCCACTCTGCCCTGTTGCAGCTGTGTATATCTCACACCACACTGAGTTCACGTCCTTGACAGAGTAGATATCGGTACTGTCGAATGCTCGAAGAAGGCTCTTTCCGTGGTCGCACCGCAGACTTTGTCtacatgtttttctttggaGGACTTCTAATGACTGTATCCTTTGCTGCTGAGTGGTGTGGCTATGTCGCGCtaacactgtattttttttttctttcttcttgttcCGTATCAAGGCTGTCATCATGTGGTTTTAAGATTAACCCTCCGTTTAAATTCTCCTTCTCAACAGAGGAGATTAGAAAGAGTAACAGCATCGAAAGCTTTGCATTACCAGCAAAACTGGTTCCTGAACACTTGTCCCAGCATTGCATATGTTAGAATATTCTAACGAATATCCTGTTTAAAGCTTTTATTATGAAAGCTCACGTATTTTTAGCCTTTGCGGGTGAAAACTAGTAGTTCTGTATAGCCATTTGTGTTCACGTCTGTGCAGCAGAGTTTGTATTCTCTTGTCCCGTAGCCCTGTGGTCTAAATATAGAACGATTCGGTTTTCGTCTTTAACAGCCGCGCTAGTTCTTCGGTTTCTTTGCCAGTCTGTTCTTCCTGGGTCAGGCTTTCACGATCATGCTGGTGTACGTTTGGAGCAGACGAAACCCCTTTGTGCGAATGAACTTTTTTGGTCTCCTCAACTTTCAGGCACCCTTTTTACCCTGGGTGCTCATGGGATTTTCACTGTTGCTAGGCAACTCCATCGTCATTGACCTTTTAGGTATGTTTACTGTCTTCCAAAGCGCTTGTCCGCTACACTGTGCAGAGAGAAGTGCGGTATTATTCTTTTACATTACAGATTAAAACCAAGGCAACGGAATTAATGTCAgacatttttagttttatagTTATCTGCcactctactttttttttttttctttttttgcaaagGTATTGGTGTAGGACACATGTACTATTTCTTGGAGGATGTGTTTCCTAATCAGCCAGGTGGCAAGAAACTGCTGACAACACCTGGACTGTTGTAAGTATGGTTACAGCAAATCAACACGATAAACATTAATACGTGTAAGTAGAAACTAAGGTGCAAGGAAGAGAATCTGATATGAGTTGTTGCAAGCAGGGTATTACATCCTGTATCAGTCCTCCTGACACCCAGGAACCTGCTGTGTTGTCACAATCATGAACACAATTTAACTGCCTTGAATCTGTTTCTGAATAAAATGTTCATGcaaaaccttcaaaaaaaaaaaaaatccagtgtcTTTACATGTTATCGTGGCGCACAGCTCAGGCCTTTGAGCCTAGAGCTGTCGGATTTAGTTTCTACAACCAAATACATGTCTCTGACTTAGGAATGTACACAGCTCTTTGGCATGTAGAAATCATTCTTTGAGTAAGCGGAGGACAAAAAGCAGAACACCTCCGGGTATTTGCGAGCTAGACCTTAGCTCTGCTGCTCTAACctgatttgttcatttaacTATCTCCTTCGTCTCTCTACAGACGAGCTCTTTTTGACCCGGCGGAGACCGATCCCGACTACTCCCCTCTTCCGGAAGATCAGAGCGGCGTGGTCCGGCAGGGACAGGGTCCCGACGGAGAGCCGATTCAAAGGCAGGAGGAGCAGGATCGAGATCTCTAGGAGGCCAGACGCAACCTCGTTTAGGAGCCAGAGTTCTCTACTCTTCGGCGCGTAGGAGCATCAAGAAGTTAAGGACTATTAAAGACGACTCAACTCGCCAAGGCTTGTACAGAACCAAAAAGGTCACACAGATTACATTTCACCCAAATGGATGACCCAGTTTGTCCCCTCTCAGCCACTGTAGTGCCTCCGCCCCTAAATGATCAGATCAagctgttctcttttctttttgtttgtttgtttgtttctttgtgtctgaTACCGAAGATGACCTCACAACGCCAGCGAAATGTCCACGGACCGCTTTTTCCTTTGGTTGCATTGTTTTGGAGAGACAATACCTTTTGTGTTCTGGGTTTGTGCCGTTTCACATTCGGaccattctctctctatttgaCCAAAGGTcagttcacaaaacaaaatgttcactGGGTAGACGTTTGACATATGCAAAATAGCAGCGCTTCCATCCACGCAGCCCCGAGAGTGAGAGCAAATGTACTCGTAAAGCGGCAATAGCATGGTCATAATAAACGTATTCATCATAAGGATGTGTTTTCGGGTCGCGTCGTGACACATTTGGCCTTTGTCCCTAGCGCGGCCGACCCCTGGAGCACCATAACACAGGTGCTTTCATTGACAAAATGTGCCGACTAGCTGAAATGCAACGGAGAGCTGCAGACTCTGCACTTTCACGGCCCCACTGGCTTTGTGGGCAAACGCCTATGCCACGCAAAAGAGTTTTCCGTATtagagacagtaaaaaaaaaaaaaggacaaactgAACAGGTACGTAGTACTGTGAAATTCAAAGGTCCTGCAGATATTTTCTGTCACGGATCAAATCGCTGACTCTTGCCGACGATGAGTTTGATTAAACGTTTCAGTTCGAAGAGGGGAGAGATTTGTAAAAATGTCAGCTTGTCTGCTTGAATGGACACTGTTATGAATCATAGGTAATGGACCATCGTCCATGACTTTTGAAAATAAAGGTTTTAAAAgatgtgttaaaaaaatgtctttctctaCTGAGTTGGTTTTCTTAACCAAGGAAAGCACTGTTTGTTATGTATataaatttttatttaatcacattttcattaataTCGATCATTAAATACATCCATAGTGGTGGTACTTGGAGTGTAAAATagttctgaatatataaaacacCAGTTAAGACGGGGAAGCACGAGTCGATTTGGaatattaattattttatttaaaagaacaaataaatcaTGTTTACAAAAATGGTCTctatacacaaacaacaaaacaaaacgatttaacataacccaaaaaaaaaaaaaaaaaatactctcaCATTATCCAACATCCATGTCCGGTCTTGTCTCTCAGGCTGGGGAGGCACTGAGGGACATGgttagagcagagaggaggatgcactgaacagttaaaacagaggagaggagaggtttgGCCAATGAGAGAAGTGTGTCTTCTGGACTGACCGGGGGAATGTCTGTGTCACGGTCTGTCACTCTTCAAGTTGTGGGAGATCATGGATGActcagtctttttgtttgtttttgtttttgttttccctctacCATGCCGGGGCTGTGTTAGCAAGCCGCCTCATTCGCCTGAAATACAAGCAGCATCGTCAGAGTGATATgaacaatcaatcaatctgtcAATAAATCACCCACCCACTCATCTCATAAATAAGCTATGTTTATAGAAATCTCAATAGAAATCACCCTTTAgcttcaatctctctctctatacattttatatatatatatattctctaaCTATTGGAATGTGTATGATATCCTGAGATGGTCGGCTGAGATTTGTGACTCTCTCCCTGTTACTGATGTACCTGTTTGAATGCACATCAGAGAAGCCACAGCTGATATATGATTGGTCCATTTCATGTCGCACCGCGTTCACCTACCTAGTGTTTCTGTCTTGGTCCCGGATCTTCTTTTCCATTTCCGCATCCGTCAGCGTCTCCAGCAGGGGGCACCACTGGTCAGCGTCGCCCGTGTTTCTGATGGCTATCTCCACAGTGGGCAAGGGATTCTCACTGTGGAGTAAAAACAACCAGGTAAGCACCGTTGATGACGCAAAAAAGGCCCCTTCCAGGAGCGGATCACGTCGTGTTATCATGGATTGGAAACTGATCTTGAAGAAAGCTACAGGATACTGGCAGTTCCTCCACGTGCgaatagaaaaaataaatctgcGATTCGGGTAATGAAATGTCATGACGAGCGTGTGAATAGAGAAAGATGTTGAGTTGGATTAGGAATGGAACAAAATGTTGTAGGTGAGAAGCTGTCCGATTGGAAACAGACTATCTGGCAGACTTAGGTGGAGCTGTTTGCTCCTTCGCTGTACTTTCACACAGATCCTCTGTTGCCTTGACACTGCCGTTTGCACGCAGGCACACAAACAGCTGTGTCGAAACACTTCAGACTCCACAgtcaaatacagacagactgaacagCCGTCTCAAAACAGCCATGAGTCACAGTTAGGATGAGGAAAAAAGACTGCTTTACTCCAACTGTTAGGAAAGCGGTGCGGCATTTCACCTAATTTGTTATTAAAAGgtaaaatgtcaaatttctTACTGCATTTCGTAGAGTCATACCCTTAAGCAATACACCACAGGAAGCTATGCATGATGCACAGAGCCACAAGTGTGTACTTTGCAAGTGTATGGACATTATGCAGGATGTATCTCTACCTGTGAGAGCTGTGCATGTGAAGTGGAttatgggttttgtttttttttgttctcacctGAAGGCGTAGGTCCTCTGATGCCAGCTAAGCTGGCCTCGAATACTATATGCAATAGTCGTCACAAACTCTCCTCCCAGGCCTAACTCAGAGCACAGCTTCAGGGCAAACTTCTCTGGAGAgttctctttctcagacatgTCCCACTCAAATTGGTCCACCAGAGAAATGTTCCCCACATGGATGTTCAgctacaaaacaacacaaaaacaaaaaaacaaaacatttaggGAAATGTAAACAACGGCAGCAATTTTGAATATGACAGACTACATTATGGTTTACACGTCTTTGCCCCTAGACATCCTAGCCCTGAAGAGCAAACAGAATGGCCTTGTAAAAATATGGTTCGGTGGGCTGTGGTTCTGTTACCTTGATGATGACCCTCTGGTCTGTCTGCTCGTCCAATATGCTGTCTGTGGGGTAAGACTCAATCTGTTGGCGGATGGCTGATGCAATGGCGGGAACAAACGTGAGTGGATTCAGGTCCAGGTCATCACACAGGATCTCAGCAAACATCTCTGGCGTCATCAGTTTCTCTACAAGATTCAATCAAAAGACAAAACCATATCAAGCTCCTCTCCTGAGATACATTGGTTTGGGATGGGTCACTTACTGGacatgatgatttttttttttttctgcttaggAAGAGATCCACTAATAGAGGCTTGACAGTGTCGGTAAAGATGGATCATTTGATGTGCAGGATTTCTGTTCAGCAAATTAAACAGATTAATTTTTCTtgtcaggaaaataaaaaccatTTGAAAGTCATTTTCAAGCAGATGACTGTGAAGAATAGATTGGGGAATGAGGGTTCTATACAACTGAAATTAAACAAATCTATttcagataaaacaaacaaacaaaaaagtataaGAAGAACACACTTCACATGTGTTACGAAATCTAGAGAGGGGTTGTGAGGTGAAGTCTACCGTTCATATTCCACGTAAAGGCATCCCGCAGTTTCTGCCCATCTATTTCCATGTCAAGTCGGATGGGCACTAAGACCTCAGCCTGAGAGGCATTTTCGTGGATCACAGCTGGGTCATGATCATCAAAGCTGCAGAGTGAGACAACAAAGAACATTCTTGAAGCTGCTTAAAAATAATTCCTGCACACATTTTTGCTACTGGTCTTCTTACAATCGTTTGTTTAACTAAACCATTCTCTCTTGCTTCATAAATGTATTTGCCTTGTTTTAAGACACGTGGGCTTCTGTTACTTATGATCCCTCTCCACAAGTACAGACTGACCAGAGCGGGAAGGTCCTCTTCTTGTCCCGGCCAAGGCGGTTGCGGTTAATGGTGGTGGAGCAGGGCACAGCGTCAAGGTGATGGGAGCTGTTGGGTAGGGTGGGCACCCACTGGCTGTTTCTCTTGGCTTTCTGCTCTCTGCAAGTAGAAATATGCAGAATGTACAGCATGAATACtcaaagaatatatatatatatatatatatagaggaAAAGAGATCAGATTTGAAATGGTTACTGTCACAAAACATTGTCTTTCCAGACATCTGTCCTTACATTATTTGTGC
Proteins encoded in this region:
- the derl3 gene encoding derlin-3 isoform X1, giving the protein MAYSVTQEYLQIPPVTRAYTTACVLTTAAVQLEFITPFQLYFNPELILKRYQLWRLITNFLFFGPLGFSFLFNMIFLYRYCRMLEEGSFRGRTADFVYMFFFGGLLMTFFGFFASLFFLGQAFTIMLVYVWSRRNPFVRMNFFGLLNFQAPFLPWVLMGFSLLLGNSIVIDLLGIGVGHMYYFLEDVFPNQPGGKKLLTTPGLLRALFDPAETDPDYSPLPEDQSGVVRQGQGPDGEPIQRQEEQDRDL
- the derl3 gene encoding derlin-3 isoform X2, with protein sequence MAYSVTQEYLQIPPVTRAYTTACVLTTAAQLEFITPFQLYFNPELILKRYQLWRLITNFLFFGPLGFSFLFNMIFLYRYCRMLEEGSFRGRTADFVYMFFFGGLLMTFFGFFASLFFLGQAFTIMLVYVWSRRNPFVRMNFFGLLNFQAPFLPWVLMGFSLLLGNSIVIDLLGIGVGHMYYFLEDVFPNQPGGKKLLTTPGLLRALFDPAETDPDYSPLPEDQSGVVRQGQGPDGEPIQRQEEQDRDL
- the smarcb1a gene encoding SWI/SNF-related matrix-associated actin-dependent regulator of chromatin subfamily B member 1-A isoform X2, which translates into the protein MALSKTFGQKPVKFQLEEGGEFYMIGSEVGNYLRMFRGSLYKRYPSLSRRLASVEERKKIVASSHATSVTLLKASEVEEILEGHDEKYKAVSISTEPPAYLREQKAKRNSQWVPTLPNSSHHLDAVPCSTTINRNRLGRDKKRTFPLCFDDHDPAVIHENASQAEVLVPIRLDMEIDGQKLRDAFTWNMNEKLMTPEMFAEILCDDLDLNPLTFVPAIASAIRQQIESYPTDSILDEQTDQRVIIKLNIHVGNISLVDQFEWDMSEKENSPEKFALKLCSELGLGGEFVTTIAYSIRGQLSWHQRTYAFSENPLPTVEIAIRNTGDADQWCPLLETLTDAEMEKKIRDQDRNTRRMRRLANTAPAW
- the smarcb1a gene encoding SWI/SNF-related matrix-associated actin-dependent regulator of chromatin subfamily B member 1-A isoform X1, giving the protein MALSKTFGQKPVKFQLEEGGEFYMIGSEVGNYLRMFRGSLYKRYPSLSRRLASVEERKKIVASSHDHGYTTLATSVTLLKASEVEEILEGHDEKYKAVSISTEPPAYLREQKAKRNSQWVPTLPNSSHHLDAVPCSTTINRNRLGRDKKRTFPLCFDDHDPAVIHENASQAEVLVPIRLDMEIDGQKLRDAFTWNMNEKLMTPEMFAEILCDDLDLNPLTFVPAIASAIRQQIESYPTDSILDEQTDQRVIIKLNIHVGNISLVDQFEWDMSEKENSPEKFALKLCSELGLGGEFVTTIAYSIRGQLSWHQRTYAFSENPLPTVEIAIRNTGDADQWCPLLETLTDAEMEKKIRDQDRNTRRMRRLANTAPAW